The Candidatus Nealsonbacteria bacterium CG07_land_8_20_14_0_80_39_13 genomic sequence ATTGCGGGACAGAAGAAACGAATTCTCAGCCCAAAAAACTAGACGATTGCTGTGAAACAAAAAATTCTAAGATGCCCAAAATTGATCCGTCCGAAAGAGGAACGGGAAACACGGAAGGAGAACCAGCGACTGAAGTATGCGCTAAAGAGGGGGAAGAAATTTTTCATATTAATGGCGACGAAAAATGCTGCCTTGGGTTGAAGGAAATGCCTATTACGGAGGGAGGCGGGGGGATTTGCACTATTCCCATGGGCTATATTTGTATCGCTTTCTGCGGTAATGGAAAATGCGAAGGAGAGTATGAAAACAAATGCAGTTGCCCAAAAGACTGTAAATAAGAAATATTTTTAACGGAGGGCGGGCCTCCGTTTTTTCATCCAGAGGATGATCGGTCTTTGGCCGATGTTTGATTTTTTGGACAGGAATGATAAAATTAAAAAATATGATAGAGATAAATAATTTGACAGCTGAACATATTGACGAAAAGCTCTTGAAGAAAATTGCCGAGAAGGTTTTAAAGGGGGAAGGAAAGAAAGCCAGCGTTTCGGTCGCTTTTATTAATCCCAAAAAAATGAGAGAATTGAATAGGGAATACAGGAAGAAAAATAAGCCGACCGACGTTTTGTCTTTTTCGGATGGAGAAAAAGATTTTCTGGGAGAAATAATAATTTGCCCGAAAGAAGTGAGGGAAAATTCCAAGGAATTTAAGTCTGATTTCAAAAAAGAATTGTTCTCCTGCCTGATCCACGGGATTCTGCATTTATTAGGCTACGATCACGAAAAAAATGAAAAACGAGTTGAAGAAATGGAGAAAAGACAAGAGCATTATCTGTTGCAAATAAAATTTTAATTATACATGTCAAGAAATAATTTTATTACAGCTATTGATATCGGGACGGAAAATACGAAGATTTTAGTTGTTGAAAAAACAATTGAAGGGGAAGATTTAAAGGTTGTTTATTTTGTTAAAGAAAAAACTTTTGGCGTCAGAAAAGGAATAATAATAAGCCCTGAAGA encodes the following:
- the ybeY gene encoding rRNA maturation RNase YbeY; protein product: MIKLKNMIEINNLTAEHIDEKLLKKIAEKVLKGEGKKASVSVAFINPKKMRELNREYRKKNKPTDVLSFSDGEKDFLGEIIICPKEVRENSKEFKSDFKKELFSCLIHGILHLLGYDHEKNEKRVEEMEKRQEHYLLQIKF